The Caloranaerobacter ferrireducens genome contains a region encoding:
- the dapB gene encoding 4-hydroxy-tetrahydrodipicolinate reductase translates to MKVIINGCNGKMGQVLTKQIENDPDLEIVAGIDRTPNKYKNKYPVYKDIFEFKGEANVVIDFSNPYYLPGLLDYCVEKNLPIVIATTGFSNKDYKDIEKSSKKIPIFYSANMSLGINVLIKLVKEAARVLAESFDIEIIEKHHNNKVDAPSGTAYMIANKINEELNNSKEYVFGRYTKKEKRSKNEIGIHAIRGGTIVGEHSVIFAGLDEIIEIKHTAMSKNIFAIGAIKAAKFIVNKDKGLYSMDDLVIT, encoded by the coding sequence ATGAAAGTAATCATTAATGGATGTAATGGTAAGATGGGGCAAGTTCTTACAAAACAAATTGAAAATGACCCCGATTTAGAGATAGTAGCTGGTATTGATAGAACTCCAAATAAATATAAAAACAAATATCCGGTTTATAAAGATATTTTTGAATTCAAAGGAGAAGCTAATGTAGTAATTGATTTTTCAAATCCTTACTACCTTCCTGGACTGTTAGACTATTGCGTGGAAAAAAATCTGCCAATCGTTATTGCAACAACTGGTTTTTCTAATAAAGATTATAAAGATATAGAAAAATCATCTAAAAAAATACCTATATTCTATTCTGCCAATATGTCTTTAGGTATAAACGTTCTAATTAAACTTGTCAAAGAAGCAGCTAGAGTGTTGGCAGAATCTTTTGACATAGAAATTATAGAAAAACATCATAATAATAAAGTAGATGCTCCAAGTGGAACAGCTTATATGATAGCTAACAAAATTAATGAAGAATTAAATAATTCTAAAGAATATGTATTCGGTAGATATACAAAAAAAGAAAAAAGAAGTAAAAATGAAATTGGAATTCACGCAATAAGAGGAGGTACTATCGTAGGAGAACATTCTGTAATTTTTGCTGGTTTAGATGAAATAATAGAAATAAAACATACAGCAATGTCAAAAAATATTTTTGCTATAGGAGCCATTAAAGCAGCAAAGTTTATAGTAAATAAAGATAAAGGACTTTATTCTATGGATGACTTAGTAATAACTTAA